A genomic window from Pecten maximus chromosome 2, xPecMax1.1, whole genome shotgun sequence includes:
- the LOC117343008 gene encoding neurogenic locus notch homolog protein 1-like, with protein sequence MTNTSRSDADIQTDITTCSPNVDDAIYSMDNFKDTIGVDIDTPSKCDDVDECAAYPCGVHFCENLLNGYRCYCKSGYTGENCDNGPDFCVNNQCEHAATCISGAWNYTCACAVGFKGTLCEDEIVNGNWVEWGKYDECSKSCEGGIQTRTRTCTNPSPGPDGADCSGSSQDQVSCNTDPCPKCAPVGYLLLKSRNTKKDHCVTEGDYTRCEIICETGMEFVNLPLNYYECGANTSYAWSGIPPSCATSIPGRRLAVRTSATYPVAPPCGTETDQALNSAAGEAQCVRNNACDVSITTTGCSSRRKRDTAITAEMSFSINLEELQDFNLTALLEDNIVSADLQTYITAMAELEQTAQEINNSISDFFVVNVNNVHYNIDPSTFSISGVITCPNGTITIDGACVQCPAGTSEENGWCVYCELGTYQNQEGQTECLACPTGYTTQFVGMIDVANCSVEETSTSSTSAVASSTTAIPTTTTSSISSSSTGSGTTITEEKTTPVTKNGPYRIGNRSTMTILVITISVVSVAVIILAASITIYCKTRKNARNRLRSREQYTRQRSSVSINMVNPTVHTKFKRPPQFNEYSEMPSNLPYATIMETTTAMANEKTSQFTKHT encoded by the exons ATGACAAATACCAGTAGAAGTGATGctgatatacagacagacatcacGACGTGTTCACCTAATGTCGACGACGCCATTTACAGCATGGACAACTTCAAAGATACCATTGGGGTCGACATTGACACGCCTTCCAAGTGTGACG ATGTTGACGAGTGCGCCGCATATCCATGTGGTGTCCATTTTTGCGAGAATCTATTGAATGGATACCGATGTTATTGTAAGAGTGGCTACACGGGAGAAAACTGTGATAATGGTCCGGACTTCTGTGTTAACAACCAATGCGAGCACGCAGCGACATGCATCAGTGGTGCTTGGAATTATACGTGCGCATGTGCAGTGGGCTTTAAGGGAACTCTGTGCGAGGACGAAATAG TTAATGGAAACTGGGTGGAATGGGGGAAATATGACGAATGCAGTAAAAGTTGTGAAGGAGGAATCCAAACACGGACAAGAACGTGTACCAACCCATCCCCGGGACCGGATGGTGCCGATTGTTCAGGAAGTAGCCAAGATCAAGTCTCCTGTAACACGGATCCATGTCCTA AATGTGCCCCAGTCGGATATCTTTTGCTGAAAAGCAGGAACACAAAAAAGGATCATTGTGTAACTGAAGGAGACTACACGCGATGTGAAATAATCTGTGAAACAGGAATGGAATTCGTCAATCTACCCTTGAATTACTATGAATGTGGTGCAAACACCTCATATGCATGGAGCGGAATCCCTCCAAGCTGTGCAA CTTCAATTCCTGGAAGGCGTTTGGCTGTCCGTACATCCGCGACATATCCTGTTGCCCCTCCCTGTGGAACAGAGACCGATCAAGCATTAAACTCGGCAGCAGGAGAAGCCCAGTGTGTACGTAACAATGCCTGTGACGTGTCTATAACCACCACCGGATGCTCTTCTAGACGTAAACGAGACACAGCCATAACAGCAGAGATGTCTTTCTCCATTAATTTGGAAGAACTTCAGGATTTCAACCTCACTGCATTGTTAGAAGACAATATCG TGAGTGCAGACCTCCAGACCTACATCACGGCCATGGCTGAATTGGAACAGACTGCACAGGAAATCAACAACTCTATCTCAGATTTCTTTGTCGTGAATGTCAACAATGTCCATTACAACATTGACCCCAGCACATTTTCTATTTCTGGTGTGATCACATGTCCGAATGGCACAATTACAATCGACGGCGCCTGTG TTCAGTGCCCAGCAGGTACAAGTGAAGAAAACGGATGGTGTGTTTACTGTGAACTAGGGACTTACCAGAACCAGGAAGGACAGACCGAGTGTCTAGCATGTCCGACTGGTTATACCACGCAGTTTGTGGGGATGATTGACGTCGCCAACTGTTCTG TTGAAGAAACGTCAACAAGCAGTACTTCAGCAGTTGCATCAAGTACAACAGCTATACCTACAACTACAACATCCTCGATTTCCTCGTCCTCAACCGGAAGCGGAACCACTATTACAGAGGAAAAAACAACACCTGTTACAAAGAATGGCCCGTACAGGATTGGGAACA GATCAACAATGACTATTTTAGTCATTACGATATCAGTAGTGTCGGTCGCCGTTATTATCTTAGCTGCTTCTATTACCATTTACTGCAAGACCCGAAAGAATGCcag AAACCGGTTGAGATCACGTGAACAGTACACACGTCAGAGAAGTTCGGTCTCCATCAACATGGTAAATCCGACAGTTCATACGAAGTTCAAACGCCCTCCACAGTTTAACGAGTATAGCGAAATGCCCAGTAATCTGCCGTATGCAACAATCATGGAAACGACAACAGCAATGGCGAATGAAAAGACATCACAATTCACGAAACATACTTGA
- the LOC117343018 gene encoding uncharacterized protein LOC117343018 codes for MRKDSPQAEVNTVSKPDKYSLIIKGHNIKLALKNPIVIQKLLSAVTEYPAKNIRGLGNGDLVVTCADEQQKIKLLKIKTLGEYKVSVKEPVSSNKSEGVIYGVSTELTEVDTVDNLKDIGVFKAIRMKGKQYENSENSTTVRLVFNTKELPESVALGYRTYTVKLYIPPPLRCYNCNRYGHIAVKCKGKQRCQKCGGDHKVIDCGAEIKKCVNCGGAHSDAYGGCTARTKAVDIVKIQVTEHCSRREAVQEYKKKSYAQSVSENTPEAINPVPYSGVADFNIPKSQPDRPSVRPSVTVTQEPVVTTYQKATTVSSFCHRQNQ; via the coding sequence ATGAGGAAAGACTCCCCTCAAGCTGAAGTTAATACGGTGAGTAAACCAGATAAATACTCACTGATAATTAAAGGCCATAATATAAAGTTGGCGCTTAAAAACCCTATCGTCATACAGAAATTACTTTCTGCAGTTACAGAGTACCCAGCAAAGAACATCAGAGGGCTGGGGAATGGAGATCTGGTAGTGACATGTGCTGATGagcaacaaaaaataaaactccTGAAGATTAAAACCTTAGGTGAGTACAAGGTAAGCGTGAAGGAACCCGTCTCCTCAAATAAGTCAGAAGGAGTAATATACGGAGTTAGCACCGAGCTAACTGAGGTAGATACTGTTGATAACCTTAAAGACATAGGTGTGTTTAAAGCCATCCGTATGAAGGGGAAACAATATGAAAACAGTGAAAACAGTACAACTGTCCGTCTAGTATTTAATACTAAAGAACTACCAGAGAGTGTAGCCCTGGGCTATCGTACGTACACAGTCAAATTGTATATACCACCTCCTCTAAGATGTTACAACTGTAATAGGTACGGACACATAGCTGTCAAATGTAAAGGCAAACAAAGATGCCAGAAATGTGGGGGAGACCACAAGGTTATAGATTGTGGTGCTGAGATCaaaaaatgtgtaaattgtggAGGGGCACACAGTGACGCCTACGGGGGTTGTACGGCCAGGACAAAGGCTGTGGATATAGTTAAAATACAGGTGACAGAACACTGTTCACGTCGAGAGGCGGTacaagaatataaaaaaaaatcttatgcACAGTCAGTCTCCGAGAACACACCGGAAGCAATTAACCCCGTACCGTACTCCGGGGTAGCTGATTTCAACATCCCCAAAAGTCAGCCCgaccgtccgtccgtccgtccgtccgttacTGTCACACAGGAACCTGTGGTGACTACCTATCAAAAAGCTACTACAGTTAGCAGTTTCTGTCATCGCCAAAATCAATGA